The nucleotide window ATTCGGCTACTAGTTTTGTATTGTGCATAAGTTGTTGAGTTAATCCCttcttcaatttttgatttttttagttCATATATTTTTTGAATGTTGAAATTTCAGTCCTGATCCAAATGATGATTGTTAAATTCGTTAACTAAAATAATCAATGATATTTGAACTAAATCTAAATTCAGATAATGGTATCGGATTGATTGAATTGCAAAATTGAGAAttgtttagtattattattattattattattattattattattatttattctttggttttaaaaatagaaaataatgatggtgtttttttaagtatttttgaaaataataagTTAACATGACATTACATTTGTAGtgatatatttttcatataagaTGCTACatgtaaaaatgaaaatttagaaTATAGAGTTTAAATTTGCTCATACACTATTAAAagtcaaattataaaataaaataaaccacaaataaatattatttttgaagtTAATACAACAAATTATAAAAAGTATCAAAATCTATTACAAAATGTGCATCAAACATCTCATGAAACCAAGTTTAAACATATCATGTCAAGTTcatcgattttttttttttttttttgcgaaaCACTTGAAAGGGAGGGCtagaaagaacaaaaaaaaaggatCAAACGAAAAAACCGCATCCATTGATAAATGTTGAAGAACAGATCAAATGCTATATACGAATATAAAAGTATAACAATATGAAACAATTGTAATGCAAAGAAAAGCAGTTAGATCAGGAAACGTAGATAGAAGCACGACAAAGCGGGCAATGGGAGTGCTTAAGCAACCATCGATCGATGCAAGAAAGATGGTAAACATGTCGGCATTTGCTTAACATCCTGCAACGATCCCCTTCTTTCAGTTCTTCCAGGCATATTGCACAATCCTTGCTTCCACTCTCTCCTTCTTTGGCTGTAGTTTCTTGCGTGCTAATGATATTATTCTTCTTGTCTATTACAACGGTCCCTGCCGGTTGCCGCATGGATTGACGGCCGGCCTCAATGTCTTGAGTCGGATGTCGGAGCTGCCTTCTGGCTTTTTCATAACAAGTCCTTATGATGTAAATTATAAATACTGTTATGGGGAAAGAAGCGACAACACTTAGAATTCCGACAAGATTAAGTGGTCTTTCAACGTCAATCTCAGCCGCTGCTGGTGGCATTGCCATGCTTCCTTCAATGATGAAACACTAGTTTAGTATTGAGTGAATCATAATATTTAAACCCAAgttttcctttttcaatttgtttGAAATTTCACCTGAAGATTCTTCCTTAGAGAGCAAGTTAAATCTTTCTAactatacaattattttattttatcccaTCATGTTTAATAGAAGAATTAAAAGATAATCGcattttatttatatacataaaactaaagtcacataagtaattaactttttaattaaaatatgaaactATATCTCTTATTGATTCACTATTTGCTATTTTTACTCTTTTAAAACATACTCCTACAGTATTCTTTATTTTTCACTCACGAGCActagtatttttattaaaattttaaactttattatttatttagcttTTATTAATTAACAGAGTTTGATATCGGTTTCTGATCGACTATTATAGATGACAATGGAATCAAGGGTGGCTGTCTTTGCATATCTGATTTTCTATTGGTAGGCAGCTCAGTTTCAGTATCTTCACGCCTCCAACGTAGAAATAGACCTCTCCCAACGCTCTATAATACCATAGGAATCTCGCAGAGAATACCAGGATTTCACAAGATGTAGATAGCATGGTTAGAATTTAGAACAAAGACAAGACAGGCAACAAATCTTGCTTTGCATTTAGAATTAAAACTAAAGTCTGATCATATAAAAcatttctttttctattattaCAGGTTGATTTTGAATTGCTCAGAGAAGCCACCCTTCATCCCCCACCCCTCTTCAATAACTCAAGTAGACTAGAAAAGCCACAAACCCACCCAATTTGGGCATCATCAGACTTCCTCGGAGCTACTGTAATTGGAACAGTATAGAAAAGGAGTGTTTCCAAGGTTCAGTAAGCGACCAACTGTACATTCATTTTCATTCCAACCCACTAATACTACGACTCCCCTTGGCAATGGAGCGTCTCAAAGCAGAGCACCAAAATAAAGCTCCCCACAAGCTACACTAACAATTTCCAATCACCAACTCTCCCCCATCACACCACACATTCATTTGCGTTGCTAGAATAAATTCGATCAACTTTCATGATCTTAGGAAAAGGGAAGAAGAGAGGAAGGAGGACAATAATGCATACCTCTTCCCCTCTGTTCTCTCATTCTACATCCTATCAACTGCATTGTTCACAACATTTGCATGCTACCCTTCCCTTCTTTATTAGACCCTTACCGATTCAGAGTTGATTCGGCTAGTACTTCCAGCAGGTGAATTGGATCCGTTCATGGGCACCGAACGCTGAGAAAAGTCCATCAAAAGCTTCCTCTGGGATTCATTAGTGTGAGGAAGACTAGCTCGTAGAAGTTCACAAGGCATTTCACGCCTTATAGCCTCTGAACCGATGACTTCTGTGGTTGGCTGAGGCTGGTTATGTATTGATTGGATTATTGTCTCATATTTACTAACACAGTACTTGGTAAGAAGGGCAAAAAATTCATCGAATGAAGCCCTCCAGAGAGTATAATTAGGCATGCTGCAATTTCCAGAGGGATGACTTAGAAGTTGACTGGCCCTTTCAAGAACTGATTTTATGATCACAGAAGCACCATCCCCAGCAGGGCTTCCAAGAGGCCTAAGTGGTGGTTGCTCCGAAGAACAAACAACTGCAACAAGGCACGCACTAAGTGCACGAAGATCCATGCCATTAACACACACGGAAACTGTCTTTGCAAGGTCATTAGTTGTCTCAGCTGCTTCCAGATCAGCAGAAAGACCACCAAACAAGAATCTCAAGTAACGGAAAATGGTCATGCACACTATTCGCATAAGCTCACTACCAGGGATGAGAACCTGAAGGAGCCTAGTGATGAGCTTCCGGCCTTTTGCAAGGGAGACTAATCTTAGGAACACGATGTCGTCTTTGGGAGCACAGCTAACTGCATGCCCACCTTTGCTAAGCGGATCAACAAGCTGAAGTGATGCTGCCATACCTTCAAGCAGGATCTGCCGCCTCCTTTTGAGCTGAGCCCCACCATCTTGGGGCTGACTGAATTGTATGAGCCGGTCAATATCATCTATTTCAAGAAGAAGGTAGAGACCATCTTCAATGGTGATTCTAGCTGCAAGCATAGGTTCCTGCTCCAGAGGCCTCTCAGTTTTCTGATCAGAACCATCACCTGAGCCCAAGGGAGGATCAACTTCAAGTAGAGGACGGGGTCTACGAATGGAAGAGAGGGGGACCTTCCCAAGTGCATCAACATGGTGATGCAAATGCTGCTCTCCACTGTTACGGGTTCGAGAATGTGATTCTTTCGGGTGAGATGGGTAAAATTGATGTTTAGCCCTGGATCCAGATCTTTTGGCAACACAAGCTTGGTGGTAATAATCATCTACATAAGGATCGTTACTATGCGTGGCGGCATGCTGCATCTTGAGAATACTCTCTATCTCTTCACCAGTCATATACTTGGATCTGAATTGTACCAACCCACTCTCACTTTTCTGGCTACCAGCATCAGAACTTTGCGGAGACAAACGCATGCTCTGCCTGTTTCTTTGTGATGATTTAGTTCGATGTTCCCTAAGATCAGCCAGTCCAAGCATCATTTTATGTGAAGGATGAGATTTATAAACTTGAGATTGCAATGCAGCAAAATGTGCCAAAGATGGTTGAACTGAATGGTGCATTCTCTGCTGTTGAGGTGACATTAACTGTGGGAACAATAGGCCATTTTGATGAGGTATTTGCTGTTGCAACATAAGATGCAAAAGACCAGCACGTTCTCCAAGTAGTAGACCAGACTGGTTAACCCAATGATTTAGCGACCTACTACTAAAAGATGGGCCAGGAGATGTTAACTGGGACAAATTACCACCAAAATGTAATCCATGAGATAGACCAGCCAGATGAAGACTGGAGTTGGACAATGAAGAGAGGCTTGCTGCAGAAAAGGGTGACGGAGATCCACTAGTAAGAACCGGAACTTTTAGGTTGCCAGGTGAAGATTGTTGGCATCTGCTACCAGGAGGAGGGAAAGATGTGAAGATTGATGGTTTGGGCTCAACAATTGGTTCACTTGAGAAGTGAGGCTCTGGCAGCTGCTGGGGATATGACGAAGTTCTATACAAAGGCTTTGATTCTGAAAAACGAGCAGAAGTCAGTTGTGGCTGTGAGGACCATCTTTTGCTTTCTTGGGAATCTTCTGTTTCAAACATATGCTGATCCATCCAGTTTAAATGCTCTCCATCTACAGCCCAGTCAGTAGCAGATGAACCTGAAAAGAATTTTTCACAATATGAAACATACTTATACTGATACTATTTATACTGATATTCTTGGGATTAAAATGAGGGATGCTTGACACCgagattttcaaatttttttttttcaaatttcaactGATATTACTTTGTACATTCATCAATAGAGATTGTAACTGCAACATAAAGGCATAAAATATGGCATAATTCTACTTACTTTCCCTTGAAAAAGAACAGGATCTATCACCAATAACTCCTGGATGTCTTGGTCCTGTGACAACCCTATTCAACTGCAgagaaaaaaaaacttttaaaatccAATCATAATGAAAGGAGTAATTCTGAACTCCTCTCTTTCTCATTTCACTATCATATAAGGTAAAAGTGGGTCTCACATCTAAACCCAAAATTGTTGGAA belongs to Gossypium arboreum isolate Shixiya-1 chromosome 7, ASM2569848v2, whole genome shotgun sequence and includes:
- the LOC108487093 gene encoding RING-H2 finger protein ATL39-like; this translates as MAMPPAAAEIDVERPLNLVGILSVVASFPITVFIIYIIRTCYEKARRQLRHPTQDIEAGRQSMRQPAGTVVIDKKNNIISTQETTAKEGESGSKDCAICLEELKEGDRCRMLSKCRHVYHLSCIDRWLLKHSHCPLCRASIYVS
- the LOC108455165 gene encoding protein PAT1 homolog 1-like; this encodes MERSDGKLPINFFQTSSDNAHFDASQYEFFGQNAMEEVELGGLEDGEVEGPVFASIEDDEYHLFDRGDVGSLGSLSDMDDLASTFAKLNRVVTGPRHPGVIGDRSCSFSRESSSATDWAVDGEHLNWMDQHMFETEDSQESKRWSSQPQLTSARFSESKPLYRTSSYPQQLPEPHFSSEPIVEPKPSIFTSFPPPGSRCQQSSPGNLKVPVLTSGSPSPFSAASLSSLSNSSLHLAGLSHGLHFGGNLSQLTSPGPSFSSRSLNHWVNQSGLLLGERAGLLHLMLQQQIPHQNGLLFPQLMSPQQQRMHHSVQPSLAHFAALQSQVYKSHPSHKMMLGLADLREHRTKSSQRNRQSMRLSPQSSDAGSQKSESGLVQFRSKYMTGEEIESILKMQHAATHSNDPYVDDYYHQACVAKRSGSRAKHQFYPSHPKESHSRTRNSGEQHLHHHVDALGKVPLSSIRRPRPLLEVDPPLGSGDGSDQKTERPLEQEPMLAARITIEDGLYLLLEIDDIDRLIQFSQPQDGGAQLKRRRQILLEGMAASLQLVDPLSKGGHAVSCAPKDDIVFLRLVSLAKGRKLITRLLQVLIPGSELMRIVCMTIFRYLRFLFGGLSADLEAAETTNDLAKTVSVCVNGMDLRALSACLVAVVCSSEQPPLRPLGSPAGDGASVIIKSVLERASQLLSHPSGNCSMPNYTLWRASFDEFFALLTKYCVSKYETIIQSIHNQPQPTTEVIGSEAIRREMPCELLRASLPHTNESQRKLLMDFSQRSVPMNGSNSPAGSTSRINSESVRV